One segment of Thamnophis elegans isolate rThaEle1 chromosome 16, rThaEle1.pri, whole genome shotgun sequence DNA contains the following:
- the MESD gene encoding LRP chaperone MESD produces MAASCRWLFVAVVICACLVAAEEPKKSSDKPGKKKKDIRDYNDADMARLLEQWEEDDDIEEGDLPEHKRQSAPIDFSKIDPSKPESVLKMTKKGKTLMMFVTVSGEPTEKETEQITNLWQGSLFNANYDVQRFIVGSNRAIFMLRDGSYAWEIKDFLVNQERCEDVTVEGQVYPGKGGRGKEKNKLKPDKSSKKKGPEVKPGTVTDSNRASRGKEDL; encoded by the exons ATGGCGGCGTCCTGCCGGTGGCTGTTCGTGGCGGTGGTGATCTGCGCCTGCTTGGTGGCTGCGGAGGAGCCGAAGAAGAGCTCCGACaagccggggaagaagaagaaagacattCGGGACTACAACGATGCCGACATGGCTCGACTATTGGAGCAATGGGAG GAGGATGATGATATAGAGGAAGGAGATCTTCCTGAGCACAAGCGCCAATCTGCACCAATCGACTTCTCCAAGATCGATCCAAGTAAACCGGAGAGTGTCTTAAAAATGACCAAAAAGGGGAAAACACTCATGATGTTCGTCACTGTGTCAGGAGAGCCAACTGAAAAGGAGACGGAGCAAATTACAAACTTGTGGCAAGGAAGCCTTTTCAACGCCAATTACGATGTACAGAG ATTCATTGTGGGTTCAAATCGTGCCATTTTCATGCTGCGTGATGGAAGCTACGCGTGGGAGATCAAAGACTTTCTGGTAAACCAAGAGAGATGTGAAGATGTCACTGTGGAAGGTCAAGTCTACCCTGGTAAAGGAGGccgaggaaaagaaaaaaataaactgaagccTGACAAATCCTCCAAGAAAAAAGGCCCAGAGGTGAAACCTGGAACCGTTACGGATAGCAACCGTGCCAGCAGAGGAAAAGAGGACCTTTGA